In Rosa chinensis cultivar Old Blush chromosome 1, RchiOBHm-V2, whole genome shotgun sequence, a genomic segment contains:
- the LOC121048774 gene encoding S-type anion channel SLAH2-like, which yields MGSEEHVCLQIPSPIKYISSNEVVRFDNVKEHTFFNDKHQLTDPSAKKTEMAAMISLSMPPSPAEIQLQNTKQVPFSPETNFNNGIPDSNSAATKRASSSQLPEEAEFHSQAQSKISAFEDQAIQIGHCPYQPSIERLKDKRFDNFKTWSGKLERQISLASLLRGKPPRKSDQPENASVQSTDQVDPLPADRYFDALEGPELDTLRASEEILLPEDKKWPFLLRYPISSFSICLGVSSQAILWKTLPISASTKFLHLSLTPNLVLWFISLALLVIVACIYILKIIFYFEAVRREYYHPIRINFFFSPFIALLFTALGVPPSISNNLHPALWYILMAPILCLELKIYGQWMSGGDRRLSKVANPVNHLSIVGNFVGALLGASMGLKEGPIFFFAVGLAHYTVLFVTLYQRLPTNESVIPKELHPVFFLFVAAPSVASMAWARIQGSFDYGSRISYFIAMFLYLSLVVRVNFFRGFKFSLAWWAYTFPMTGAAIATIRYSNEVTNVATQALAVILSLIATLTVMALFIVTLLHAFVLRDLFPNDIPIAISDRNPNKPHRKWFQLKQENSSYPKEIENSLKSTTGSEKKDLEI from the exons ATGGGGTCTGAAGAACATGTTTGCCTTCAAATTCCATCTCCTATCAAATACATATCATCAAATGAAGTGGTTCGGTTTGATAACGTTAAGGAGCATACCTTTTTCAATGACAAGCATCAGCTAACTGACCCATCAGCTAAG AAAACTGAGATGGCTGCTATGATATCTCTTAGCATGCCACCATCGCCAGCGGAAATTCAGTTACAGAACACAAAACAAGTGCCCTTCAGCCCTGAAACAAATTTCAACAATGGAATTCCAGATTCTAATTCTGCCGCAACTAAGCGTGCTAGTAGCAGCCAACTACCGGAAGAAGCAGAATTTCACTCTCAGGCCCAGTCAAAAATCTCTGCATTTGAAGatcaagcaattcaaatagGGCATTGTCCTTATCAACCAAGTATTGAAAGATTGAAAGATAAGAGGTTTGATAATTTCAAGACATGGTCTGGGAAACTTGAAAGGCAGATATCACTAGCTTCACTACTACGGGGAAAGCCACCAAGAAAAAGTGATCAACCAGAGAATGCTTCTGTGCAAAGTACAGATCAAGTTGACCCTTTACCTGCAGACAGATACTTTGATGCATTGGAAGGGCCTGAGTTGGACACCCTTAGG GCTTCAGAGGAAATTCTGCTTCCAGAAGATAAGAAGTGGCCATTTCTTCTCCGGTATCCCATTTCTTCATTTAGCATCTGTCTTGGTGTTAGCAGCCAAGCTATTTTGTGGAAAACCCTGCCTATCTCTGCCTCCACAAAATTTCTCCACTTGAGCTTAACACCAAATTTGGTTCTCTGGTTCATTTCTCTTGCTCTATTAGTTATTGTTGCTTGCATCTACATTCTTAAAATCATCTTCTACTTTGAAGCAGTTCGTCGTGAGTATTACCATCCAATCCGAATCAACTTCTTCTTTTCCCCATTTATAGCCCTTTTGTTCACAGCTCTTGGAGTCCCACCTTCAATTTCTAACAACCTCCATCCAGCTCTTTGGTACATCCTCATGGCACCAATTCTATGTCTTGAGCTTAAAATCTATGGGCAGTGGATGTCAGGAGGCGACCGCCGGCTCTCAAAGGTGGCGAATCCTGTGAACCATCTCTCTATTGTTGGCAACTTTGTTGGGGCATTGCTAGGAGCATCAATGGGACTAAAAGAAGGACCAATATTCTTTTTTGCTGTTGGGTTGGCTCACTACACGGTCTTATTTGTAACTTTGTACCAGAGACTACCAACAAATGAGTCAGTAATCCCAAAGGAACTCCATCCTGTGTTCTTTCTGTTTGTTGCAGCACCTAGCGTAGCTTCAATGGCATGGGCAAGAATCCAAGGCTCCTTCGATTATGGCTCACGGATTAGTTACTTCATCGCCATGTTCCTTTATCTCTCATTG GTAGTCCGAGTCAATTTTTTCCGAGGATTCAA GTTCTCACTGGCATGGTGGGCATACACTTTCCCAATGACCGGTGCTGCCATTGCAACCATCAGGTACTCGAATGAAGTGACGAATGTAGCAACTCAAGCTTTGGCTGTCATACTCTCTCTCATTGCCACGCTCACAGTCATGGCTCTCTTCATAGTAACCCTATTGCATGCCTTTGTGCTCCGAGACCTCTTCCCCAATGACATTCCAATTGCCATTAGTGACAGAAACCCAAATAAACCACACAGAAAGTGGTTCCAATTAAAGCAGGAAAACTCTTCGTATCCCAAAGAGATTGAGAATTCCTTGAAGTCCACAACAGGCTCAGAGAAAAAGGATTTGGAAATTTGA